The following proteins come from a genomic window of Terribacillus aidingensis:
- a CDS encoding ATP-grasp domain-containing protein — protein MRGWLIYDRVNAERNSTFIDWFLEESDLLNIDLQVIYTDDIHVVLQNGQVVVHTKETQEPPDFSIVRTIDPLLTAQLEQAGIACFNNNEIAALTNDKIKTHLELAKLDIPMVDMHFQTNAPLPQPPLDFPFVWKTASGRGGKEVHLVENEAQYNDLQLQYTVQSVLMQQLAPRPGKDVRVFVIGKEIIAAVLRSSKQDFRANYTLGGSASLYTLNTSEQKLVQRIVDHYDFGFVGIDFLFDENGGLLFNEIEDVVGSRTLSAVSDLNIVRLYLEYIQQRMEG, from the coding sequence ATGAGAGGTTGGCTGATATACGATCGAGTGAATGCAGAACGTAATTCGACTTTTATTGATTGGTTCCTTGAGGAAAGTGATTTGCTGAACATAGATTTACAGGTCATCTACACAGACGACATTCATGTGGTACTCCAAAATGGACAAGTAGTTGTACATACAAAAGAAACACAGGAGCCCCCAGACTTCAGTATCGTGCGGACTATCGATCCGTTGTTGACCGCACAGCTGGAGCAAGCGGGTATTGCCTGCTTTAATAATAACGAGATTGCAGCTCTTACTAACGACAAAATTAAAACTCATCTCGAACTTGCAAAACTGGATATCCCGATGGTGGACATGCACTTTCAGACTAATGCCCCTCTACCTCAGCCGCCGCTAGACTTTCCTTTTGTATGGAAAACAGCCAGTGGCCGTGGCGGAAAAGAAGTTCATTTAGTTGAAAATGAAGCACAGTATAACGATTTACAGCTGCAATATACAGTTCAGTCTGTCCTCATGCAGCAGTTAGCACCAAGACCAGGAAAAGATGTACGTGTTTTTGTGATCGGAAAGGAAATCATAGCTGCTGTACTCCGCAGCAGTAAGCAGGATTTCCGAGCAAACTATACTCTGGGAGGAAGCGCTTCTCTTTATACATTGAATACATCAGAGCAAAAGCTTGTCCAACGCATTGTCGATCATTACGACTTTGGCTTTGTCGGCATCGATTTTCTATTCGATGAAAATGGTGGCTTATTGTTCAATGAGATTGAGGATGTTGTCGGAAGCAGAACATTAAGTGCAGTAAGCGATCTGAATATCGTCCGACTTTATTTGGAATATATACAGCAGCGTATGGAGGGATGA
- a CDS encoding response regulator transcription factor → MINIAVIDDHDIVRKGLIAYLETEDGFNIIGQASSGREGIHLVLTEKPDVVLMDLIMEDGTGIEATKEIMAAGSAAKIIILTSFYDDEQVFPALEAGAFSYMLKTSTAEQIAEAIRKAAMGETVMEAAVAAKVMNSFRQKKQLLHDQLTEREFEVLCCIGQGMTNQEIADKLYIGIKTVKTHVSNTLAKLQVNDRTQAAVYVHQNKLL, encoded by the coding sequence ATGATAAATATAGCAGTCATAGATGATCATGATATCGTAAGAAAAGGACTGATAGCGTACTTAGAAACAGAAGATGGTTTCAATATCATTGGCCAAGCGAGCAGCGGCCGGGAAGGCATCCACTTGGTTCTAACGGAGAAGCCAGATGTCGTACTTATGGATTTGATCATGGAAGATGGTACAGGGATAGAGGCCACTAAAGAAATAATGGCAGCGGGATCTGCTGCTAAAATTATCATTCTCACTAGCTTCTATGATGATGAACAGGTGTTTCCAGCCTTGGAGGCAGGTGCATTCAGTTATATGTTGAAAACTTCAACAGCTGAACAAATTGCTGAAGCCATCAGGAAAGCAGCCATGGGTGAAACGGTAATGGAAGCAGCTGTTGCAGCGAAAGTAATGAACAGCTTTCGCCAAAAAAAACAGCTCCTGCATGATCAATTGACCGAAAGAGAATTCGAAGTATTATGCTGTATCGGCCAAGGAATGACGAACCAGGAAATTGCAGATAAGCTTTACATAGGCATCAAAACAGTTAAAACACATGTGAGTAATACGCTGGCAAAACTGCAAGTGAATGATCGCACGCAGGCAGCGGTGTATGTGCATCAGAATAAATTGCTTTAG
- a CDS encoding RimK family alpha-L-glutamate ligase — translation MATPKLGWVIYNGHLGGKKFLDFAEWIQRAANAQNIDMKIIKNNALLGMVGADNSLLKEEQQLPDFVVFSDKDIPLAQQLEAMGIPLYNSSKSIAVCDNKILMYQALAEASIRIPKTIIAPKIFPGTMPIQLDSFEPAMKELGFPMVVKEAFGSFGEQVYLIHNKEALHQKITEIGTNPFVLQEYIQTSHGRDIRINIVGGKIVASMIRTSETDFRANVSRGGSMQQYTPTEKESELAIAAATAVGTDFAGVDLLFGPGGEPLVCEVNSNAHIRSIYDCTGVDVTESIISYIKEVLS, via the coding sequence ATGGCTACACCGAAACTTGGCTGGGTCATTTATAACGGCCATCTTGGCGGTAAGAAGTTTCTCGATTTTGCGGAATGGATACAGCGCGCTGCCAATGCCCAGAATATTGACATGAAAATCATTAAAAATAATGCGTTGCTAGGTATGGTTGGAGCAGACAACAGCCTGCTTAAGGAAGAACAGCAGCTGCCGGACTTTGTCGTTTTCAGCGACAAGGATATTCCGCTTGCTCAGCAGCTTGAAGCAATGGGAATTCCACTATATAATTCCAGCAAATCGATCGCCGTATGTGACAATAAGATCCTTATGTATCAAGCATTAGCTGAAGCAAGCATTAGAATACCAAAAACGATTATCGCACCGAAAATTTTCCCTGGTACAATGCCAATACAATTGGATTCTTTTGAACCTGCAATGAAGGAACTTGGCTTTCCAATGGTCGTTAAGGAAGCTTTCGGGTCCTTCGGAGAACAAGTATATCTGATTCATAATAAAGAGGCATTACATCAGAAAATCACCGAAATTGGCACTAACCCATTCGTCTTACAGGAATATATCCAAACAAGCCACGGCAGAGATATACGAATCAATATCGTCGGCGGCAAGATTGTCGCTTCCATGATTCGTACATCGGAGACGGATTTTAGAGCCAATGTTTCACGCGGAGGCAGTATGCAGCAGTATACACCAACAGAAAAAGAGTCCGAGCTTGCTATTGCAGCTGCCACAGCCGTTGGAACTGATTTCGCCGGGGTAGATTTGCTATTTGGTCCCGGAGGAGAACCGCTTGTATGTGAAGTGAATTCCAATGCGCATATTCGTTCTATCTACGACTGTACAGGTGTAGATGTAACGGAATCAATCATCTCTTACATTAAAGAGGTGCTTTCATGA
- a CDS encoding YceI family protein — translation MAVLKLDKAHSSISFTVKHMMVSKAKGKFEDFDVQFSGDLNDMDNSSVTATIQAATINTGNADRDGHLQSGDFFDAANYPAMTFKSKSVKKLSDDEFEITGDFTIKDVTNEETFKVEYNGTSKNPMDGSTIAGFEVEGKINREAYGLTYNAALETGGVLIGKDVKFTADFEFVVE, via the coding sequence ATGGCAGTTTTGAAATTGGATAAAGCACACAGCAGCATCTCATTTACGGTGAAACATATGATGGTTTCCAAAGCAAAGGGGAAATTCGAAGACTTCGACGTACAATTCAGCGGAGACTTGAATGATATGGATAACTCATCCGTTACAGCAACAATCCAAGCAGCTACAATCAACACAGGCAACGCGGACCGCGACGGCCACCTGCAATCCGGAGACTTCTTCGACGCAGCGAACTATCCTGCCATGACTTTCAAAAGCAAATCCGTGAAGAAATTATCCGATGATGAATTCGAAATCACTGGAGACTTCACAATTAAAGACGTAACGAACGAAGAAACATTCAAAGTAGAATATAACGGCACTTCCAAAAACCCAATGGACGGCAGCACAATCGCCGGCTTCGAAGTGGAAGGAAAAATCAACCGTGAAGCATACGGACTGACTTACAACGCAGCACTTGAAACCGGCGGCGTATTGATCGGTAAAGATGTGAAGTTCACTGCTGATTTTGAGTTTGTAGTGGAGTAA
- a CDS encoding MFS transporter, with amino-acid sequence MVEEATVSKWQLFRNRNFRLVFISMLFSAPGYYVYLMGAEWLMLSITENRFYFGMLFFAASVPRLLFIVIGGITADRFSKKIILLLSDGSRAVLVGIVIGLLLTDVLQPWHLLVLSALFGVSDAFSYPAAGSLLPEVLKPENLQQGNAMVQMTNMISPILGPAIGGSLIVLGGFSAVFTLAVVMLCAATLSISLLRISSKDEATAEERKSPLENVKAGFHYVKHNPLIRTIMTVSFFINFFLTGPVSLSVALLAKDVFQTNALGLTILEGALGIGSLTAALSLVLLKNLKSPGHTVIFSLIIMSAFFILYGSALHFWSSAAAIFVIGVCLQFTNIPISTMLQQTTDRRMIGRVMSIMALASTGLIPVSYMVTSALLGMGISIQVLCITGGILVMITGILCLRNKQLTAFNSYNKVEQQETV; translated from the coding sequence ATGGTAGAAGAAGCAACAGTAAGCAAATGGCAGCTGTTTCGGAATCGCAATTTTAGACTCGTTTTTATCAGTATGTTATTTTCTGCTCCAGGTTATTATGTGTACTTAATGGGAGCGGAGTGGCTGATGCTGTCCATCACGGAAAATCGCTTTTATTTTGGAATGCTCTTTTTTGCAGCCTCGGTTCCTCGGCTATTATTCATTGTTATTGGCGGTATAACTGCCGATCGTTTTTCAAAGAAGATAATCCTGCTGCTATCGGACGGCTCCAGGGCAGTGTTGGTAGGTATTGTCATCGGACTGTTGCTGACAGATGTACTGCAGCCTTGGCACTTACTTGTACTCTCCGCGCTTTTCGGTGTTTCGGATGCTTTTTCTTACCCGGCGGCAGGATCGTTATTGCCGGAAGTACTTAAACCGGAAAACTTGCAGCAAGGGAATGCCATGGTACAGATGACGAATATGATCAGTCCTATTCTGGGCCCGGCAATTGGTGGAAGTCTCATTGTGTTAGGTGGCTTTTCAGCAGTATTCACTCTTGCTGTTGTCATGTTATGTGCAGCCACGTTATCTATATCCTTGCTGCGAATCTCTTCTAAGGACGAGGCAACTGCAGAAGAAAGAAAATCCCCATTAGAAAACGTAAAAGCAGGTTTTCACTATGTTAAACATAATCCACTGATCCGTACAATTATGACAGTAAGTTTCTTTATCAATTTTTTCCTGACAGGTCCTGTCTCTTTATCTGTAGCTTTGCTGGCAAAGGACGTTTTCCAGACAAATGCGCTAGGTCTGACAATTTTGGAAGGTGCATTGGGAATTGGATCTCTTACTGCTGCTCTTAGTCTTGTATTATTGAAAAATCTTAAAAGTCCAGGTCATACAGTGATATTCAGCTTGATCATCATGAGTGCATTTTTCATCCTATACGGTTCTGCGCTTCATTTCTGGTCTTCGGCTGCAGCTATATTCGTTATTGGTGTATGTCTGCAATTTACCAATATCCCGATTTCAACTATGCTGCAGCAAACAACCGATCGGCGGATGATCGGCAGGGTAATGAGCATTATGGCACTTGCTTCGACTGGCTTGATACCAGTGTCTTATATGGTTACATCAGCACTGCTTGGAATGGGAATTAGTATTCAAGTTCTTTGTATAACCGGAGGAATACTCGTGATGATTACTGGAATTTTATGTCTGCGAAATAAACAACTTACTGCATTTAACAGTTATAATAAGGTAGAACAACAAGAAACGGTATAA
- a CDS encoding folylpolyglutamate synthase/dihydrofolate synthase family protein: MFANLAQAEAFLASRRHLGIKPGLHRVQQLLQASGNPERRMKSIHIAGTNGKGSTSTYLAQALTYNGYKAGSFISPTPGGFLESIQVDGQWISEKEFIAECNALLSTIEEMDQQDNHPSEFEIHVCIAFSYLAKHADISVIEAGMGGRGDATNVLRQPLLSIITNVGLDHQRFLGDTIEKIAEEKAGIIKVGAPIVSAVTQVEARAVIENQANRAGVKITWIDAKDADRLHIDPQMKGAHQRVNAALATEACRLLQEKGISLDSGKVKEAISQVQLPGRFERVENAPTIILDGAHNAEGMTAFIETVRENYPNEKIEVMFSAFQDKPFAQMIQQLQEITPNIALTTFDHPRAANLETLSEAFPAVEVVADWQEWVKQIYGDYQTDTIYFVTGSLHFIYQVRNYIVQIRKMW; the protein is encoded by the coding sequence ATGTTTGCAAACCTAGCACAAGCGGAAGCTTTTTTAGCCAGCCGCAGACATCTTGGCATCAAACCGGGACTGCATCGGGTGCAGCAGCTGCTGCAGGCATCAGGCAATCCCGAACGTCGAATGAAAAGTATACATATAGCTGGAACGAATGGCAAAGGATCGACGTCGACTTATCTAGCCCAAGCACTTACATATAACGGATATAAAGCAGGCAGTTTCATTTCCCCAACCCCTGGCGGATTCCTGGAGAGCATTCAAGTAGATGGCCAATGGATAAGTGAGAAGGAGTTCATCGCGGAATGTAATGCACTACTTTCTACTATAGAAGAGATGGACCAGCAGGACAATCATCCGAGTGAATTCGAAATTCACGTATGTATCGCTTTTTCCTACCTTGCAAAGCATGCTGATATTAGTGTGATAGAAGCAGGTATGGGCGGACGTGGTGACGCGACGAATGTGCTGCGTCAGCCTTTACTCAGCATTATTACCAATGTCGGCCTGGACCATCAACGTTTCCTTGGGGATACGATTGAAAAGATTGCTGAGGAAAAGGCAGGTATTATCAAAGTGGGAGCTCCAATCGTCAGTGCAGTAACACAAGTTGAGGCAAGAGCAGTTATAGAGAACCAGGCGAATAGAGCAGGTGTAAAGATTACTTGGATAGACGCCAAGGATGCTGATCGGCTTCATATAGATCCACAGATGAAAGGCGCTCATCAACGAGTGAATGCTGCGCTTGCGACCGAGGCATGTCGTTTGCTGCAGGAGAAGGGAATCTCGCTAGATTCGGGTAAAGTGAAGGAAGCTATAAGCCAGGTGCAGCTTCCAGGTAGATTTGAACGTGTGGAAAACGCACCTACAATCATCCTGGACGGAGCTCACAATGCAGAAGGTATGACTGCTTTCATTGAAACGGTTAGGGAAAATTACCCGAATGAGAAAATAGAAGTCATGTTCAGTGCTTTTCAGGACAAGCCGTTTGCACAAATGATACAGCAGCTTCAAGAAATTACACCTAACATTGCTTTGACTACTTTCGATCATCCACGTGCAGCAAATTTGGAGACTTTGTCAGAAGCATTTCCGGCAGTGGAAGTTGTTGCCGATTGGCAGGAGTGGGTAAAGCAGATTTATGGAGACTACCAAACAGACACAATCTATTTTGTCACAGGTTCCCTGCATTTTATATACCAAGTCAGAAACTATATTGTTCAAATTAGAAAAATGTGGTAG
- a CDS encoding ABC transporter ATP-binding protein, protein MIVELKDVSLKRGGNWILKDLNWKVERGQNWVLLGLNGSGKTSLLSLLNAYTFPTTGNMRVLGMEFGKTYLAEKLRIQIGFVSSSLQQKFDSSYNAFEVVLSGAFASIGLYETPTDEMRTRAAQLLHDLGCFAYANRRYETLSLGEKQRVLIARALMADPPLLILDEPANGLDFLARESLLESIERISKKPDAPTIIYVTHHIEEILPIFDQTLLLKDGKVFASGCTSNMISNERLSDFFGIPVNVMWDQSRPVLSRAYMANK, encoded by the coding sequence GTGATAGTTGAATTGAAGGATGTTTCTCTTAAAAGAGGCGGTAACTGGATTTTAAAAGATTTGAACTGGAAGGTGGAAAGGGGGCAAAATTGGGTATTATTAGGTCTGAATGGCTCTGGCAAAACATCTCTGTTGAGTTTACTGAATGCCTACACCTTCCCCACTACCGGGAATATGCGTGTTCTGGGGATGGAATTTGGAAAGACTTATCTTGCCGAAAAACTGCGGATACAAATTGGCTTTGTTTCCTCTTCTCTTCAGCAAAAATTCGACTCTAGTTATAATGCTTTTGAAGTTGTACTTAGCGGTGCTTTTGCATCCATCGGACTCTATGAAACACCTACAGATGAAATGAGAACAAGAGCCGCACAGCTGCTGCATGATCTGGGCTGTTTCGCTTATGCAAATAGACGATACGAAACACTTTCACTTGGAGAAAAACAGCGTGTTTTAATTGCCAGAGCCTTAATGGCCGATCCGCCTCTGCTCATATTAGATGAACCCGCCAACGGATTGGACTTTTTAGCACGTGAGTCATTATTGGAATCCATTGAAAGAATCAGTAAGAAACCTGATGCACCTACTATTATCTATGTAACGCATCATATTGAAGAGATATTGCCTATATTTGATCAAACACTTCTGCTTAAGGACGGGAAAGTATTTGCCTCTGGATGTACATCTAACATGATTTCCAATGAACGGCTTTCAGATTTCTTCGGGATTCCAGTCAACGTAATGTGGGACCAGAGCCGTCCAGTACTTTCTAGGGCGTATATGGCAAATAAGTAG
- the liaF gene encoding cell wall-active antibiotics response protein LiaF has translation MKRLWSNLFAIAIIVIGLVLILSNIGAIDWNYSQSWHYLYPVFILLLGLKLLIDFLRGEGGFWFGIFCILFGGLLILDRFEVLTFEFNDIFKLWPLLIIYFGFSLLRSGKKGKRRQAGVNMEWETGSQKKKGKRAYKNYHNYAVGEHRFDSEGWTVEPTQVKNAVGEYYVDFTKAFIPNDEIPFHLKGWAGEVRIILPDNVEFRLEALIKAGEINVFGELSEGINRRTYYETPGYADATRKLDIFIDYKAGQIRVDRI, from the coding sequence ATGAAACGTTTATGGAGCAATCTTTTTGCTATCGCAATAATAGTGATCGGTCTGGTGCTAATTTTATCTAACATTGGTGCAATTGACTGGAATTACAGCCAAAGCTGGCATTATCTATACCCTGTATTCATCCTGTTATTAGGGCTGAAATTATTGATTGATTTCTTAAGGGGCGAAGGTGGATTCTGGTTTGGTATATTCTGCATACTGTTTGGCGGACTGCTGATCCTTGATCGGTTTGAAGTACTTACATTTGAATTTAATGATATTTTCAAGCTTTGGCCGCTTCTTATCATTTACTTTGGATTCAGTCTGCTTCGCTCAGGCAAGAAGGGGAAGAGGCGTCAAGCTGGAGTGAATATGGAATGGGAAACTGGAAGTCAAAAGAAGAAGGGCAAAAGAGCTTATAAAAACTATCATAATTATGCAGTGGGAGAGCACCGGTTTGATAGTGAGGGCTGGACAGTTGAACCTACCCAGGTGAAGAATGCGGTAGGCGAGTATTATGTGGACTTTACAAAAGCCTTTATACCGAACGACGAAATACCATTTCATCTTAAAGGCTGGGCCGGGGAAGTACGGATCATTCTCCCCGATAATGTGGAATTCCGCTTGGAAGCTTTGATTAAGGCTGGAGAGATAAATGTTTTTGGAGAACTTTCAGAAGGCATAAATCGACGAACGTATTACGAAACCCCCGGATATGCAGATGCAACCCGCAAGCTGGATATTTTTATCGATTATAAGGCTGGACAAATAAGAGTGGACCGGATATGA
- a CDS encoding sensor histidine kinase — protein MLKKLNSIRYSYIKTNIRTMFLNAILLLGVLLSMYVLLEPMWLSVQAIFTFLLLYIMFHFLTSIFVGFQDSKEIKDRMDYISLFITMVANGNYQAKIVDNSNDEIARIGKDLNELTDKMHTQVKSLQRLADEKAELAEGAHRAAAMEERQRLARDLHDAVSQQLFALTMMSKAGMKLFDKNSEAARDKFAEVSQIAQQAQTEMRALLLHLRPVHLSGDSLSSGVRKLIDELKQRTQLVFHIHIEDTMQLSKSVEEHLFRIIQEALSNTLRHAEASEVTVELLTRGMDVAVTIQDNGKGFDTAAMQQRKTSLGLRTMQERCEELGGTFMLRASVGVGTQIGLRIPTK, from the coding sequence ATGCTGAAAAAACTTAATAGTATTCGATACTCGTATATCAAAACAAACATACGCACAATGTTCCTGAATGCAATTCTGCTTCTTGGCGTCCTGCTGTCTATGTACGTTTTGCTGGAGCCGATGTGGCTTAGTGTACAAGCAATCTTTACATTTTTGCTCCTATATATCATGTTTCATTTCCTTACATCCATATTTGTTGGATTTCAAGACAGCAAAGAAATAAAGGATCGAATGGATTATATATCTTTGTTTATTACAATGGTTGCCAATGGAAATTATCAGGCGAAGATTGTAGACAACAGCAACGATGAAATTGCTCGGATAGGTAAGGATTTAAATGAATTGACAGATAAGATGCATACGCAGGTCAAATCACTTCAGCGTTTGGCTGATGAAAAGGCAGAGCTTGCCGAGGGTGCACATCGAGCAGCTGCAATGGAAGAGCGCCAGCGCCTTGCAAGGGATTTACATGATGCGGTCAGCCAGCAATTATTTGCGCTTACGATGATGTCAAAAGCAGGCATGAAGCTATTTGATAAAAATTCGGAAGCTGCCAGGGACAAATTCGCAGAAGTTTCACAAATTGCGCAGCAGGCTCAGACAGAAATGCGTGCATTGCTTTTGCATTTGCGACCTGTTCATCTTTCTGGTGACTCTTTAAGCAGCGGAGTGAGGAAGCTGATCGATGAGTTGAAACAACGTACCCAACTTGTTTTTCATATACATATTGAAGATACGATGCAGTTGTCGAAATCGGTGGAAGAGCATCTGTTTCGTATCATTCAGGAAGCTTTGTCGAATACACTGCGTCATGCTGAAGCGAGTGAAGTGACGGTCGAGTTGCTGACAAGAGGAATGGATGTGGCAGTTACTATCCAGGACAATGGAAAAGGCTTCGATACAGCAGCTATGCAGCAGCGTAAAACATCGCTTGGGTTAAGGACCATGCAAGAACGCTGCGAAGAATTAGGAGGAACATTTATGCTGCGGGCGAGCGTAGGTGTTGGTACACAAATAGGTCTCCGAATACCAACTAAGTGA
- a CDS encoding sensor domain-containing diguanylate cyclase — MVNSSKKRWIWVAWAIIWPASLFLIYRQTNLDDLNWLDLGAFTALAIIVALFPIMINQIPVFFLNGITLVIYLNFGLFLELIITSISVTIVLLQVRMTKQDLFRIPLNYLMFFLMSVSAAGVYRLFDLPGDAAQALETPLHIIGILAYSMTLFMMNHILITLTRRYIYGKRDKFFERSFFWEFMTTIYILPAALLLHVLYHQIGGVAVVFIGFSIVSTSYILRLYYRSSSMNEHLRNVSEVGHELTAQLNVKETLDLFMERIVSLVPADQAYLYDVTDGEELKLIRLYDPKKRSFYNQGDWKKKGEGIAGFVWKKGTGVRYGKRKQWADKWKVTAPIDSESLMCLPIERDNEIIGILVLLSEQRNIYEKYQFMLIELLANFMAVSLLNAQHYEQTKQISERCALTGLYNYRYFDDALKELFQEGAPESPVSLIMMDLDHFKQVNDTYGHEAGNDILREVADRLEKAVEGEAVLARYGGEEFAVILPGSSSAQAAEVADTLWRSITAQPFQTKNTLDSGQTVSLNMTVSVGVASYPENSEDDLELVRHADRAMYVGAKQKGRNRVSIYHELNQKPENIPS; from the coding sequence ATGGTTAATAGCAGCAAGAAACGATGGATCTGGGTAGCTTGGGCTATCATTTGGCCGGCTTCCCTTTTTCTAATCTATCGACAGACAAATTTGGATGATTTGAACTGGCTTGATTTAGGAGCATTCACCGCATTGGCGATTATTGTGGCGCTTTTTCCGATCATGATAAACCAAATTCCAGTCTTTTTCCTCAACGGTATTACGCTTGTCATTTATTTGAATTTTGGTTTGTTCTTGGAACTGATCATTACCTCCATCAGTGTCACAATTGTGCTGCTGCAAGTGCGTATGACTAAACAAGACCTATTTCGCATACCACTGAATTACCTAATGTTCTTCCTTATGAGTGTATCTGCTGCGGGAGTATATCGTTTATTCGACCTCCCGGGAGACGCTGCTCAAGCATTGGAAACACCATTGCATATCATTGGCATTCTTGCATACTCCATGACACTGTTCATGATGAACCATATCCTGATAACGCTGACAAGAAGATATATCTACGGAAAGAGAGATAAGTTTTTTGAACGCAGTTTTTTCTGGGAGTTCATGACGACTATCTACATCCTGCCGGCTGCATTGCTTCTGCACGTTCTTTATCATCAGATTGGTGGAGTCGCGGTTGTCTTTATTGGTTTTTCAATTGTGAGTACATCCTATATATTGCGTCTCTATTACAGAAGCAGCAGTATGAATGAACATCTTCGTAATGTCAGTGAAGTGGGGCACGAATTAACGGCCCAACTAAATGTGAAAGAGACATTGGATCTGTTTATGGAACGGATAGTATCGCTCGTTCCGGCTGATCAAGCCTATCTGTATGATGTAACAGATGGCGAGGAGCTGAAATTAATCCGATTGTATGATCCGAAAAAGCGCTCCTTCTACAACCAAGGTGATTGGAAGAAAAAAGGCGAAGGAATAGCTGGTTTCGTATGGAAAAAAGGCACCGGTGTCCGCTATGGGAAACGAAAACAATGGGCTGACAAATGGAAAGTTACAGCACCAATCGATAGCGAAAGTCTTATGTGTTTGCCGATAGAACGTGATAATGAAATAATAGGTATCCTTGTTCTTTTGTCTGAACAACGGAACATCTATGAGAAGTATCAATTCATGCTGATTGAGCTGCTGGCGAATTTCATGGCTGTAAGCCTGCTCAATGCACAGCATTATGAACAAACAAAGCAGATCAGTGAACGATGTGCATTAACCGGTTTATATAACTACCGTTACTTTGATGATGCACTCAAGGAGCTATTTCAGGAGGGTGCGCCTGAAAGTCCTGTATCGTTGATCATGATGGATTTGGATCATTTCAAACAAGTGAATGATACGTATGGACATGAAGCTGGAAATGACATTCTTCGAGAGGTTGCTGACAGATTAGAAAAAGCTGTGGAAGGGGAAGCAGTGCTGGCACGGTATGGCGGAGAAGAATTTGCAGTCATTTTACCAGGAAGCAGTTCCGCTCAAGCAGCTGAGGTAGCAGATACACTATGGCGCAGTATTACTGCCCAGCCTTTCCAAACAAAAAATACATTAGATTCTGGTCAGACAGTTTCACTGAATATGACAGTCAGTGTTGGTGTAGCATCTTATCCGGAGAATAGTGAAGATGACTTGGAATTGGTCAGGCATGCAGATCGCGCGATGTACGTCGGTGCCAAACAAAAAGGGCGGAATCGAGTAAGCATCTACCATGAACTGAATCAAAAGCCTGAAAACATTCCTTCGTAA
- a CDS encoding phospholipase: MPRFCIFPGYNWCGPGCSGPGAPVNRVDAACKQHDICYRKHGNRCECDQMFLKRLRPLINSRTQEGRHAQTIYNYMKLQTAITCRRYRK; this comes from the coding sequence ATGCCACGTTTCTGTATTTTCCCGGGATATAACTGGTGCGGTCCCGGCTGCAGCGGCCCTGGCGCTCCCGTAAATAGGGTAGATGCTGCATGTAAACAGCATGATATATGCTATCGAAAACATGGTAATCGATGTGAATGCGACCAGATGTTTTTGAAACGGCTTCGTCCTTTAATCAATTCTCGTACACAAGAAGGACGACATGCACAAACTATCTATAACTATATGAAACTTCAAACAGCTATAACGTGTAGGAGATATAGAAAGTAA